The sequence TCGATGAGATGGTGGGCATCGCGGGAACCGATCAGGCCTCCCTGACCGGCCATTTCCTCTCTCTTCTCACACCGGGCCTCAATATTCTTACCGTCCACACGGAGCTCGAGGGAAGGAGATGGACGGGGGTCCTCGAATCCTTCATCCAAAATACTCTCACCCAAGGTTTTCATTATAAAAGGCTTATCGATATTGCACGGGAATTGAAGGAAAAGAGCGAAATACCCGCATGCGGGATGGAATACGGTCATATAGAGGGCAGAGCGGGCGAGGTAACTCTTCAGCGCGGGCCCTGAGGCCACAAGGACTATTTCACCACGCCCTTCCCGACCGAGGATTGCTACGGGTCTTCTACTTTATCGCGGTTCTCGCGACTCTTCTTTTCGGTCGTTGCCTGATCTTTTTCTTAATAAATCCTTTTGCCCTTATAAAGAACTTCTGGACCACCTTCTGAACCACGCGGGGGTTATTGGCTTTCATGGCCTCGATCATAACCCGGTGATCCTCTATGGCGGTCTCCACCATCCTTTCATTGCTGAAGCAGATGACCCTGTACCGGTGGATGAAATCCCTCAGCTCATTGATGACAGCCAGCAGTTTTTCGCTCTTGGCGGTTTTATAAAGGGTATCGTGAAAGAGCGTGTTGAGCCTTACGATCTCTTCCGCGTCTCCTGATTTCATGCATGCCTCTTCCTGCCTGAAGATCTCTTCGAGGGCGGCCATGTCCTGCTCCGTAGCCCTGGCCGCAGCCAGATAGGCCGCGTAGGTTTCAAGCACTCCACGGATACCGAAGACCTCCTCCACCTCTTCGGAGGTAACCATGCCGACGGCAAAGCCCCCTTTGGGTAGTTTACGGATCAGTCCTTCCTTCTCGAGCTTCTGGATAGCTTCCCTCACGGGAGTGCGGCTCGTACCCATATCGGCAGCGAGTTTCTCCTCCACGAGACGTGTATTCGGTGGCCAATTTCCGTCCAATACGTTGCTCTTCAGACGCTTATACACCTGCTCTCTGAGGAACTTATCTTTTTTTAGAGACTGCTTCTCATCGTAGTGAACCATATTCTCCTCTTCTGTAATTGCTTGAGGTTACTATATTATTATGCCAAAAAATTGTCAAGCAAATTGTATATAAAAGAACACACTCTGTGAAACGATTCCGCATACAGAATCGCTCAGGCCCATTGGATACAGATGACGCCGTCAATCTGATCCGCCTATTGATTTAGCTCCCCCATTCAGTGTAGATTTACACCATCATCGGAAGTGGAGGACAAATGCAGAGAATTTTCAGCGGGATACAACCCACGGGAGATATACACATCGGGAATTATGTGGGAGCGATCAGGCAATGGGTCGCCCTCACGGAAAAATATGACTGCATATTCTCTGCCGTCGATTACCATGCCATCACCATAGAATATCCCATCGATCAGATGAGGAAGAGGACTATAGAGACCATCGTGGTACTCCTCGCTTGCGGCCTCTCTCCGGAGAAATGTAAAATATTCGTCCAGTCTCACGTACGGGAGCATACGGAGCTCTCATGGATATTTGACTGCGTCACACCTATCGGAGAGCTCGAGAGGATGACCCAGTTCAAGGATAAATCGAAACAGCACAAAGGGAACATAAATATAGGCCTTATGGGCTATCCCGTGCTTCAGGCAGCGGACATTCTCCTCTACAAGGCAGGATTCGTGCCGGTCGGCGAGGATCAGGTCCAGCATGTGGAGCTTTGCAGAGAA comes from Syntrophorhabdaceae bacterium and encodes:
- the trpS gene encoding tryptophan--tRNA ligase, producing the protein MQRIFSGIQPTGDIHIGNYVGAIRQWVALTEKYDCIFSAVDYHAITIEYPIDQMRKRTIETIVVLLACGLSPEKCKIFVQSHVREHTELSWIFDCVTPIGELERMTQFKDKSKQHKGNINIGLMGYPVLQAADILLYKAGFVPVGEDQVQHVELCRE
- a CDS encoding GntR family transcriptional regulator: MVHYDEKQSLKKDKFLREQVYKRLKSNVLDGNWPPNTRLVEEKLAADMGTSRTPVREAIQKLEKEGLIRKLPKGGFAVGMVTSEEVEEVFGIRGVLETYAAYLAAARATEQDMAALEEIFRQEEACMKSGDAEEIVRLNTLFHDTLYKTAKSEKLLAVINELRDFIHRYRVICFSNERMVETAIEDHRVMIEAMKANNPRVVQKVVQKFFIRAKGFIKKKIRQRPKRRVARTAIK